From the genome of Ictalurus furcatus strain D&B chromosome 4, Billie_1.0, whole genome shotgun sequence, one region includes:
- the aagab gene encoding alpha- and gamma-adaptin-binding protein p34 isoform X1, translated as MSGDKDEEETALPCVLITSCDPGFKEEELVRQVLGASSLPEPTKKEDVVVWYPWTINNKYYTADVSLCVVPSPFNMNSEVAQSTQAFIVYFDSNSKDGLTAVTPWVALVEEMAPEVLILVCDHVCENGVNRQEAQQWCLAHAFELVELNPEDLPDEDDDFPESTGVKRIIQALNANVWSSVEMKDEHNQGFGLMSSLVASRHNNPRPIAETQSQSNSADENTEGPKTGSGQNSTEEVDSIVDPMTDMDIRELANLTAGDADVDNFERLFTKLKEMKDKASSLPHEQRKVHAEKVAKAFWMAIGGDQDEIDGLSSGEES; from the exons ATGTCAGGGGACAAAGATGAAGAAGAGACTGCACTACCTTGTGTTCTGATAACAAGTTGTGACCCGGGGTTTAAGGAAGAGGAGCTTGTCAGGC AGGTCTTGGGGGCATCATCATTACCAGAACCCACTAAAAAGGAGGATGTAGTGGTTTGGTATCCATGGACAATCAACAACAAGTACTACACTGCGGATGTCAGCCTTTGTGTTGTGCCAAGTCCGTTCAACATGAATTCAGAAGTTGCCCAATCCACGCAGGCTTTCATTGTCTATTTTGACAGTAACTCT AAAGATGGCCTCACCGCTGTCACTCCATGGGTTGCACTGGTGGAGGAAATGGCTCCTGAGGTGCTCATCTTGGTGTGTGACCATGTTTGTGAAAATG GTGTAAACAGACAAGAAGCTCAGCAGTGGTGCCTGGCTCATGCGTTTGAACTGGTGGAGCTCAACCCTGAGGACCTGCCTGATGAGGACG ATGACTTTCCAGAGTCCACAGGAGTGAAGAGGATCATTCAGGCTCTGAATGCTAATGTGTGGTCCAGTGTGGAGATGAAGGATG aACACAATCAGGGATTTGGTCTGATGAGCAGTTTGGTTGCATCTCGTCACAACAACCCACGACCTATAGCAGAAACACAG agTCAGTCTAACAGTGCGGATGAGAACACAGAAGGACCGAAGACAGGAAGCGGTCAGAACAGTACAGAGGAAGTAGACTCAATAGTAG ACCCGATGACTGACATGGACATTCGGGAGTTGGCCAACCTCACAGCTGGAGATGCAGATGTGGACAACTTTGAGCGTCTCTTTACTAAACTGAAAGAGATGAAAG ACAAAGCTTCTTCGTTGCCACACGAGCAAAGGAAGGTGCATGCAGAAAAG GTAGCCAAAGCATTTTGGATGGCAATCGGCGGGGACCAGGACGAGATTGACGGTTTGTCTTCAGGGGAAGAGAGCTAA
- the aagab gene encoding alpha- and gamma-adaptin-binding protein p34 isoform X2 — MSGDKDEEETALPCVLITSCDPGFKEEELVRQVLGASSLPEPTKKEDVVVWYPWTINNKYYTADVSLCVVPSPFNMNSEVAQSTQAFIVYFDSNSKDGLTAVTPWVALVEEMAPEVLILVCDHVCENGVNRQEAQQWCLAHAFELVELNPEDLPDEDESTGVKRIIQALNANVWSSVEMKDEHNQGFGLMSSLVASRHNNPRPIAETQSQSNSADENTEGPKTGSGQNSTEEVDSIVDPMTDMDIRELANLTAGDADVDNFERLFTKLKEMKDKASSLPHEQRKVHAEKVAKAFWMAIGGDQDEIDGLSSGEES; from the exons ATGTCAGGGGACAAAGATGAAGAAGAGACTGCACTACCTTGTGTTCTGATAACAAGTTGTGACCCGGGGTTTAAGGAAGAGGAGCTTGTCAGGC AGGTCTTGGGGGCATCATCATTACCAGAACCCACTAAAAAGGAGGATGTAGTGGTTTGGTATCCATGGACAATCAACAACAAGTACTACACTGCGGATGTCAGCCTTTGTGTTGTGCCAAGTCCGTTCAACATGAATTCAGAAGTTGCCCAATCCACGCAGGCTTTCATTGTCTATTTTGACAGTAACTCT AAAGATGGCCTCACCGCTGTCACTCCATGGGTTGCACTGGTGGAGGAAATGGCTCCTGAGGTGCTCATCTTGGTGTGTGACCATGTTTGTGAAAATG GTGTAAACAGACAAGAAGCTCAGCAGTGGTGCCTGGCTCATGCGTTTGAACTGGTGGAGCTCAACCCTGAGGACCTGCCTGATGAGGACG AGTCCACAGGAGTGAAGAGGATCATTCAGGCTCTGAATGCTAATGTGTGGTCCAGTGTGGAGATGAAGGATG aACACAATCAGGGATTTGGTCTGATGAGCAGTTTGGTTGCATCTCGTCACAACAACCCACGACCTATAGCAGAAACACAG agTCAGTCTAACAGTGCGGATGAGAACACAGAAGGACCGAAGACAGGAAGCGGTCAGAACAGTACAGAGGAAGTAGACTCAATAGTAG ACCCGATGACTGACATGGACATTCGGGAGTTGGCCAACCTCACAGCTGGAGATGCAGATGTGGACAACTTTGAGCGTCTCTTTACTAAACTGAAAGAGATGAAAG ACAAAGCTTCTTCGTTGCCACACGAGCAAAGGAAGGTGCATGCAGAAAAG GTAGCCAAAGCATTTTGGATGGCAATCGGCGGGGACCAGGACGAGATTGACGGTTTGTCTTCAGGGGAAGAGAGCTAA